In Symmachiella dynata, the following are encoded in one genomic region:
- a CDS encoding NADH:ubiquinone reductase (Na(+)-transporting) subunit B, with protein MKPLRRFLDRLHPLFDKGGKFEKWFPLYEAADTFLYTPGEVTHGRTHVRDGMDLKRMLGTVAFALVPCMLMAMYNTGYQANAYMMQQGIESTAGWRGSVIDALGVGYHPDNIIADFVHGALYFLPVLIVCFAVGGFWEMLFATVRKHEINEGFLVTGILFPLTLPPTIPLWQVAVGITFAVIFAKEVFGGTGKNFLNPALAARAFLYFAYATDMTGSTIWTAVDGFSGATPLGLVQTDGMQALNVSWSSAFLGTMQGSMGETSVLCCLVGAAILVATGVGSWRIMLSVLVSSLVFSTLLWAFAGEDPANKMLTMPPHWHLVVGGLAFGLVFMATDPVSASMTETGKYIYGALIGFMTILIRVLNPAFPEGIMLAILFGNVFAPLIDFCVVQLTIKRRALRHAA; from the coding sequence TGAAGCCCTTGCGACGTTTTCTAGATCGTTTGCATCCCCTGTTCGACAAAGGGGGCAAATTTGAAAAATGGTTTCCGCTCTATGAAGCAGCGGACACGTTTTTGTATACGCCGGGCGAAGTCACGCACGGACGGACGCACGTTCGTGACGGCATGGACCTAAAGCGCATGCTCGGCACGGTCGCATTTGCGTTGGTGCCCTGCATGCTGATGGCCATGTACAACACTGGCTATCAAGCCAATGCCTACATGATGCAACAAGGCATCGAATCCACGGCGGGTTGGCGGGGCAGCGTGATCGACGCCTTGGGCGTGGGTTATCACCCAGACAATATCATCGCCGACTTTGTGCATGGCGCACTCTATTTCCTTCCCGTGCTGATCGTCTGTTTCGCGGTGGGCGGGTTTTGGGAAATGCTGTTCGCCACGGTGCGGAAGCATGAAATCAACGAAGGCTTTCTGGTCACCGGCATCTTGTTTCCGTTGACATTGCCTCCCACGATTCCGCTCTGGCAAGTCGCGGTGGGGATTACCTTTGCTGTGATATTTGCCAAAGAGGTTTTTGGCGGCACGGGCAAGAACTTTCTGAATCCCGCCTTGGCGGCTCGGGCATTTTTGTACTTCGCCTATGCCACCGACATGACGGGTAGTACGATTTGGACGGCGGTCGATGGTTTCAGTGGGGCGACCCCGTTGGGGCTGGTGCAGACCGACGGCATGCAAGCTTTGAATGTTTCCTGGTCCTCCGCATTTTTGGGGACGATGCAAGGCTCGATGGGTGAAACCTCGGTGTTGTGTTGCCTGGTCGGAGCGGCGATTTTGGTTGCCACCGGTGTCGGTTCCTGGCGAATCATGCTCAGCGTGCTGGTCAGTTCGCTGGTGTTTTCGACGTTGCTTTGGGCGTTCGCCGGGGAGGACCCCGCTAACAAAATGCTCACCATGCCGCCGCATTGGCATCTGGTTGTCGGTGGGTTGGCATTTGGCCTGGTCTTTATGGCGACCGATCCGGTTTCGGCATCCATGACCGAAACGGGCAAATACATCTACGGCGCATTGATTGGATTTATGACCATCTTGATTCGCGTGCTCAATCCCGCCTTTCCCGAGGGTATCATGCTGGCAATTTTGTTCGGCAACGTGTTCGCACCGTTGATCGACTTTTGCGTCGTTCAGCTGACGATCAAAAGGAGGGCTCTCCGCCATGCAGCGTAA
- a CDS encoding Na(+)-translocating NADH-quinone reductase subunit C, translated as MQRNSFVFTFLVATVLCVVCSAIVSTAAVILQPRQERNKELDRKSNILRVAGLLGADEAGDGAKIDELFKQIETKIVNLETGEYVTDVDVDSFDQRAAADDPEQSVTIPPEEDVASLKRREKLSAVYLLNEDGKLKTLILPVYTKGLWSTMYGFLAFEGDLRTIKGLGFYQHGETPGLGGEVDNPKWKEQWEGKLAYDDDGEIALHLIKGTVDPSSPDAAYEIDGLSGATITSRGVTNLVDYWLGPDGFGPYLEKMKSGGGNDGK; from the coding sequence ATGCAGCGTAACTCATTCGTGTTTACGTTTTTAGTTGCTACGGTGTTGTGCGTCGTCTGTTCGGCGATCGTCTCCACGGCTGCGGTGATTTTGCAGCCGCGACAAGAGCGCAATAAAGAATTGGACCGCAAATCCAACATTCTCCGCGTTGCCGGATTGCTGGGTGCTGACGAGGCCGGCGATGGCGCGAAAATCGACGAGCTTTTCAAGCAAATCGAAACCAAAATTGTGAACCTCGAAACCGGGGAATATGTCACTGATGTAGACGTCGATTCATTCGACCAACGCGCCGCCGCGGATGACCCTGAGCAGAGTGTTACCATTCCTCCTGAAGAAGATGTCGCCAGCCTGAAACGACGAGAAAAGCTATCTGCCGTCTATTTGTTGAATGAAGATGGCAAACTGAAAACACTCATTTTGCCGGTCTACACCAAGGGGTTGTGGTCGACAATGTACGGGTTTTTGGCCTTCGAAGGTGATTTGCGAACCATCAAAGGACTTGGGTTTTATCAACATGGTGAGACCCCGGGACTGGGTGGCGAAGTCGACAATCCCAAATGGAAAGAACAGTGGGAAGGCAAATTGGCCTACGACGATGATGGCGAGATCGCGCTGCACTTGATCAAGGGGACCGTTGATCCGAGTAGTCCCGATGCTGCCTACGAAATCGACGGACTGTCGGGGGCGACAATCACCTCGCGGGGTGTGACGAATCTGGTAGACTACTGGCTGGGGCCCGATGGATTTGGGCCCTACCTCGAAAAAATGAAGTCGGGCGGAGGAAACGATGGCAAGTAA
- a CDS encoding NADH:ubiquinone reductase (Na(+)-transporting) subunit D, which translates to MASKTKDILFDPLFKKNPIGKLVLGICSALAVTTNLKTTVTMCLAVIFVTACSNTAVSMIRNYIPSAIRIIVQMTIIASLVIVVDQFLQAYAYGTSKALSVFVGLIITNCIVMGRAEGFAMSHTPWTSFLDGVGNGLGYSVILLFVGAFRELFGSGSLFGYTILAKTTDGGWYPTNGLMLLSPSAFFLIGLFIWAVRTWDPSQNEEA; encoded by the coding sequence ATGGCAAGTAAAACCAAAGACATCCTGTTCGATCCGCTGTTTAAGAAAAACCCGATCGGCAAATTGGTGCTGGGGATTTGTTCGGCACTAGCGGTCACGACGAATCTCAAAACTACGGTCACGATGTGCTTGGCAGTGATTTTCGTCACCGCCTGCTCCAACACCGCCGTGAGCATGATCCGCAACTACATCCCGTCAGCCATCCGCATCATCGTGCAGATGACGATCATTGCCTCGTTGGTGATCGTCGTGGATCAGTTTTTGCAGGCTTATGCGTATGGCACCAGCAAAGCCCTATCGGTGTTCGTGGGGCTGATCATTACCAACTGCATTGTGATGGGCCGTGCGGAAGGTTTTGCCATGAGTCATACGCCGTGGACCAGTTTTCTGGACGGGGTCGGGAATGGTCTTGGGTACAGCGTGATCCTCCTATTCGTCGGCGCGTTTCGCGAGTTGTTTGGCTCCGGCTCGTTGTTCGGGTATACGATTTTGGCGAAGACGACCGACGGGGGTTGGTATCCAACCAATGGCTTGATGCTGTTGTCCCCCAGCGCGTTCTTTTTAATCGGGTTATTTATTTGGGCGGTCCGGACTTGGGATCCCAGCCAGAACGAGGAGGCGTAG
- the nqrE gene encoding NADH:ubiquinone reductase (Na(+)-transporting) subunit E, with product MDYISLLLRSAFTENLALSFFLGMCTFLAVSKDVKTAWGLSMAVVAIQTITVPANNLILTYLLKPGALSWTGISGLENVDLTFLGLISYIGVIAAMVQILEMLLDRFMPALYNALGIFLPLITVNCAILGGSLFMVERDYNFPQSVVFGFGSGTGWAIAILALAGIREKLKYSDIPHGLRGLGITFITAGLMAMAFMAFSGI from the coding sequence ATGGACTATATTAGCCTTTTACTGAGGTCGGCATTTACCGAAAACTTGGCACTCTCCTTTTTCCTGGGAATGTGCACGTTTCTTGCTGTTTCGAAAGATGTCAAAACCGCTTGGGGACTGAGCATGGCGGTCGTCGCCATCCAGACCATTACCGTCCCGGCCAACAATTTGATCCTCACCTATCTACTCAAACCGGGTGCCCTCTCCTGGACGGGAATCTCCGGTTTGGAAAATGTCGACCTGACGTTTTTAGGTTTGATTAGTTATATCGGCGTCATTGCTGCCATGGTGCAGATCCTGGAAATGCTCCTCGATCGCTTTATGCCTGCGCTCTATAATGCCTTGGGAATTTTTCTTCCGCTGATTACCGTGAACTGTGCCATTTTGGGCGGCTCGTTGTTTATGGTCGAACGGGACTATAATTTCCCCCAAAGCGTGGTGTTCGGCTTCGGTTCCGGAACAGGCTGGGCAATCGCGATTTTGGCTTTGGCCGGCATTCGCGAAAAACTCAAGTACAGCGATATCCCGCACGGACTGCGCGGTCTGGGAATCACCTTCATTACCGCTGGGCTGATGGCAATGGCATTTATGGCGTTTTCAGGAATTTAA
- the nqrF gene encoding NADH:ubiquinone reductase (Na(+)-transporting) subunit F, giving the protein MTILYGVGMFTAIVLALVLIILIARKGLVASGNVDIVVNNERTLSVPAGGKLLNVLADSKIFVSSACGGGGTCAQCKVLIESGGGDILKTEEAHITKREAAEGCRLSCQVAVKRDMKIEVPPEVFGVKQWRCKVRSNENVATFIKELVLELPEGEDVGFRAGGYIQIECPPHHLKYSEFDVEEEYRPDWDKFNLWRFESSVDETVTRAYSMANYPEEKGIIMLNVRVASPPPRAPEGTPPGKMSSYIFNLKPGDEVTISGPFGEFFAKETDAEMVFIGGGAGMAPMRSHLFDLFKRVHTKRKVSFWYGARSLREMFYVEDFDMLARENDNFEWHAALSEPLPEDNWTGYTGFIHQVLYENYLKDHPAPEDCEYYICGPPMMNAAIFKLLDDLGVEKENILYDDFGG; this is encoded by the coding sequence ATGACAATTCTCTACGGCGTCGGCATGTTCACCGCCATTGTATTAGCGCTGGTCCTGATTATTCTCATTGCCCGCAAAGGCTTGGTGGCCAGCGGCAATGTTGACATTGTCGTCAACAACGAACGCACCTTGTCGGTTCCCGCCGGCGGAAAACTGCTCAACGTTCTGGCTGACAGCAAGATTTTTGTGTCTTCGGCCTGCGGCGGCGGCGGTACGTGCGCGCAGTGCAAAGTGCTGATCGAATCGGGTGGCGGCGATATTCTCAAAACCGAAGAAGCGCACATCACCAAGCGCGAAGCGGCCGAAGGTTGCCGGTTGAGTTGTCAGGTTGCCGTCAAACGGGACATGAAAATTGAAGTCCCCCCCGAAGTCTTCGGCGTGAAACAATGGCGGTGCAAGGTCCGCAGCAACGAAAACGTGGCCACCTTTATTAAGGAATTGGTCCTGGAACTCCCCGAAGGCGAGGATGTCGGTTTTCGCGCCGGGGGTTATATTCAAATCGAATGCCCGCCGCACCATCTGAAATACAGCGAATTTGACGTCGAAGAGGAATATCGTCCCGATTGGGACAAATTCAACCTGTGGCGGTTTGAGTCGTCGGTCGACGAAACCGTCACACGGGCCTACTCCATGGCCAACTATCCCGAAGAAAAAGGGATCATCATGCTCAACGTGCGGGTCGCCAGCCCGCCGCCCCGCGCTCCGGAAGGGACGCCGCCGGGGAAAATGTCCTCCTACATCTTCAACCTGAAACCGGGTGATGAAGTCACCATCTCAGGTCCCTTCGGCGAGTTTTTTGCCAAGGAGACCGACGCCGAAATGGTCTTCATTGGTGGGGGAGCCGGTATGGCTCCCATGCGGTCGCATCTGTTTGACCTGTTCAAACGTGTGCATACCAAACGCAAAGTCAGCTTCTGGTATGGTGCCCGCAGTTTGCGGGAAATGTTCTACGTCGAAGATTTCGACATGCTGGCGCGCGAGAACGACAACTTCGAGTGGCACGCTGCCCTGTCTGAGCCGTTGCCCGAAGACAATTGGACCGGCTACACCGGCTTCATTCATCAAGTGCTCTACGAGAACTACCTCAAAGATCATCCCGCCCCGGAAGATTGCGAATACTACATCTGCGGCCCCCCCATGATGAACGCAGCCATCTTTAAGTTGTTGGACGATCTGGGCGTCGAAAAAGAAAACATCCTGTACGACGACTTCGGGGGTTGA
- a CDS encoding FAD:protein FMN transferase: protein MANQHFPKQCLVSWLFSWAAIFAIGGCGAPAVESLSLTGETMGTTYSITIADPPPELDAAALQTSVDAALETVNNQMSTWRPDSELSRFNAAQTTEWVPVSPELAKVVAAAQQISEQTDGAFDVTVGPLVQLWGFDSNGRPDKVPTQEQIDAARVRCGYTQLEVRSSPPALRKTRADVSVNLSAIAKGYGVDCMAQLLRDAGVARFLVEIGGEVRTRGKNASGRDWNIAIEAPQAGLLHEVYRVVAPGERGMATSGDYRNFYEQDGKVYSHTINPQTGRPIESKLASATVLADDCMTADAWATAVMVLGPERGMELAGQHNLPAMLIVRAENDQFRQVANAKIEALFRDPAAAPAGTSRMTLFLVALTAFGLALIGMSIGVMISGRRIKGSCGGLNNAMDEGGRSICDVCTTPPEECDRVRAAVAEGADQHGGTE, encoded by the coding sequence GTGGCTAACCAACATTTCCCCAAGCAGTGTCTTGTCAGCTGGTTATTCAGTTGGGCGGCGATATTTGCAATCGGGGGATGCGGGGCACCGGCCGTCGAGTCGCTCTCGCTGACCGGTGAGACGATGGGGACGACGTACTCGATCACCATTGCCGACCCGCCACCAGAATTAGACGCTGCCGCTCTGCAGACCTCCGTCGATGCCGCGTTGGAGACCGTGAACAATCAAATGTCGACTTGGCGGCCCGACTCGGAATTGTCTCGATTCAACGCCGCTCAGACGACCGAGTGGGTTCCGGTATCCCCGGAATTGGCCAAAGTTGTCGCCGCAGCGCAGCAGATCAGCGAACAGACCGACGGTGCGTTTGATGTAACCGTCGGGCCGCTGGTGCAATTGTGGGGCTTTGACAGCAACGGTCGGCCGGACAAGGTTCCCACGCAGGAACAAATCGACGCTGCCCGTGTTCGTTGCGGTTATACCCAATTAGAAGTCCGCAGCAGTCCGCCGGCTTTGCGGAAAACACGAGCCGACGTTTCGGTGAACCTCTCCGCCATCGCCAAGGGATACGGCGTGGACTGTATGGCTCAGTTGTTGCGTGACGCGGGAGTCGCGCGGTTTCTCGTCGAAATTGGCGGGGAAGTTCGCACGCGCGGGAAAAACGCAAGCGGCCGCGATTGGAACATTGCCATCGAAGCCCCGCAAGCGGGACTGTTACACGAAGTCTATCGCGTGGTCGCCCCGGGCGAGCGCGGAATGGCGACATCGGGGGACTATCGCAATTTCTACGAGCAAGACGGCAAGGTCTATTCACACACAATCAACCCCCAAACCGGTCGGCCGATTGAATCGAAACTGGCTTCGGCCACGGTCTTGGCCGACGACTGTATGACGGCCGATGCCTGGGCGACTGCTGTAATGGTTTTAGGACCTGAGCGGGGCATGGAATTGGCAGGCCAACACAATTTGCCGGCAATGCTGATCGTCCGCGCCGAGAACGATCAATTCCGTCAGGTCGCAAACGCAAAGATCGAGGCTTTGTTTCGCGACCCCGCGGCGGCTCCGGCGGGAACATCACGGATGACCTTGTTTTTGGTTGCGCTGACCGCTTTCGGTTTGGCACTGATCGGCATGTCGATTGGCGTGATGATTAGCGGTCGCCGAATCAAAGGTTCCTGCGGTGGCCTGAACAACGCAATGGACGAAGGGGGCCGTTCGATTTGTGACGTCTGTACCACGCCGCCGGAGGAATGCGACCGCGTTCGTGCTGCCGTGGCGGAAGGGGCAGATCAACACGGAGGCACGGAGTGA
- the lhgO gene encoding L-2-hydroxyglutarate oxidase: MQQTDVAIIGGGIVGLATAYRLGEQFPDLKITVLEKEPAVAEHQTGHNSGVLHTGIYYKPGSLKATNCRAGKLAMQSFCETQGIDYDICGKVIVALDESELPALQRIYERGQANGVNCEIIGRERLHELEPHAAGIQAIHVPEAGIVNYRQVCRRLAEIIVERGGCVQTDARVTAITPGDQRVVVASTAGEWETQYLVNCAGLQCDRVAKLGGQKPSAQIVPFRGEYYELKPEAHHLCKTLIYPVPDPSFPFLGVHFTRMIEGGVECGPNAVLAFAREGYRKTNVNPYDLLESLTYPGFVKLALKYWRVGAGEMWRSCSKAAFVKALQRLVPDICSEHLVTAPAGVRAQAVSRDGSMVDDFLIDETERIINIGNAPSPAATASLNIGAMITEKLAARF, encoded by the coding sequence ATGCAACAAACCGACGTCGCAATCATCGGAGGGGGGATCGTCGGGTTGGCGACCGCTTATCGTTTGGGTGAACAATTCCCCGATCTGAAGATCACGGTGCTCGAAAAAGAACCCGCTGTCGCCGAACATCAGACGGGGCACAACTCCGGGGTGCTGCATACCGGCATCTACTACAAACCGGGCTCACTCAAAGCGACCAACTGCCGCGCCGGAAAATTGGCGATGCAGTCGTTTTGTGAGACTCAGGGAATCGATTACGACATCTGTGGCAAGGTAATCGTAGCGCTCGACGAGTCCGAATTGCCGGCGCTGCAGCGGATTTACGAACGAGGCCAAGCCAACGGCGTCAATTGCGAAATCATCGGCCGCGAACGCTTGCATGAACTCGAGCCACACGCCGCCGGCATCCAAGCGATTCATGTTCCCGAAGCGGGAATTGTCAATTATCGCCAAGTTTGCCGACGATTGGCAGAGATCATTGTCGAGCGGGGCGGATGCGTGCAGACCGATGCGCGGGTCACGGCGATCACACCGGGCGATCAGCGGGTCGTTGTCGCCAGCACGGCTGGCGAATGGGAGACGCAGTATCTCGTCAATTGTGCAGGACTGCAGTGCGATCGTGTTGCTAAATTGGGAGGCCAAAAACCTTCGGCACAAATTGTGCCGTTTCGCGGCGAGTATTATGAACTCAAGCCCGAAGCGCATCACTTGTGCAAGACGTTGATCTACCCGGTCCCCGACCCCAGCTTTCCATTTTTGGGAGTGCATTTTACGCGGATGATCGAAGGGGGCGTCGAGTGCGGCCCCAACGCCGTGTTGGCCTTTGCCCGTGAGGGGTATCGTAAAACGAACGTCAATCCGTATGATCTGCTGGAGTCGTTGACGTATCCGGGTTTCGTGAAATTGGCGCTGAAATATTGGCGGGTCGGTGCGGGAGAAATGTGGCGGTCCTGCAGTAAAGCTGCATTCGTCAAAGCGCTGCAGCGGCTCGTTCCGGACATTTGCAGCGAGCATCTGGTAACCGCCCCCGCCGGCGTCCGCGCGCAAGCCGTGTCCCGCGACGGCAGTATGGTGGATGATTTTTTGATCGACGAAACCGAGCGAATAATCAACATCGGCAACGCCCCCTCGCCGGCGGCAACGGCGTCGCTGAATATTGGAGCAATGATTACTGAGAAACTGGCAGCGCGGTTTTGA
- a CDS encoding Ldh family oxidoreductase — protein sequence MAEKPQTCTFSHEYLEDFTANVFVHFGIPQADARQAALVLSASDLRGIESHGVARLLAYVELLKEGLINPRPNLKILRETPSTAAIDADNGLGLVIGPRANEIAMEKAEAVGSGWVTVNHTNHFGIAGYYPLQALERDLIGWAMTNSSRMVAPLWGAERMLGTNPIAIAFPGDEEPPIVIDLATSAVAFGKIEMADRKQQELPLGWAIDKTGVETSSPAAMMEGGALLPVGSNRDRGGHKGYCLSAMVDILTGVLGGANWGPFAPQFVMRHRVAERDRTVGKGLGHFFGAMQIAGFMDPAEFKTRVDDWIRTFRATKPAPGSDGVLIPGDPERASEAERREHGIPLVMPVVEDLRQVARISGVPFEAE from the coding sequence ATGGCAGAAAAACCTCAAACGTGCACATTTTCGCACGAGTACCTCGAAGACTTTACCGCGAACGTCTTCGTGCATTTCGGTATCCCACAGGCCGATGCGCGGCAGGCGGCGCTGGTGCTGTCGGCGAGTGATTTGCGGGGGATTGAGTCGCATGGGGTGGCGCGGCTGTTGGCCTATGTCGAACTGCTCAAGGAGGGCTTAATCAATCCGCGGCCGAATTTGAAAATCCTCCGCGAGACCCCCAGTACCGCTGCCATTGATGCCGACAACGGTTTGGGACTGGTGATTGGGCCGCGTGCGAATGAGATTGCCATGGAAAAAGCCGAGGCGGTTGGCAGCGGCTGGGTGACGGTCAACCACACCAATCATTTCGGCATCGCCGGTTATTATCCGCTGCAGGCGCTCGAGCGGGATTTGATCGGCTGGGCGATGACCAATAGCTCGCGGATGGTCGCCCCGCTGTGGGGAGCGGAGCGGATGTTGGGGACCAACCCAATCGCGATTGCGTTTCCTGGTGACGAGGAACCCCCCATTGTCATTGATCTGGCCACCAGTGCCGTCGCCTTCGGCAAGATCGAAATGGCTGACCGCAAGCAACAGGAGTTGCCGCTCGGTTGGGCGATCGACAAAACAGGAGTGGAGACCAGCTCCCCAGCGGCAATGATGGAGGGCGGGGCGTTGCTGCCGGTGGGTTCGAACCGAGATCGGGGCGGACACAAGGGGTATTGCCTGTCGGCGATGGTCGACATTCTGACCGGCGTGTTGGGAGGCGCGAATTGGGGGCCGTTTGCGCCGCAATTTGTGATGCGGCACCGTGTCGCTGAGCGGGATCGGACCGTCGGCAAGGGACTGGGGCATTTCTTTGGGGCGATGCAGATTGCCGGTTTCATGGATCCGGCCGAGTTCAAAACGCGGGTGGACGATTGGATTCGCACCTTTCGAGCGACCAAACCGGCGCCCGGCAGCGACGGCGTGTTGATACCCGGCGACCCGGAGCGCGCATCAGAGGCGGAACGGAGGGAACATGGCATCCCGTTGGTGATGCCCGTGGTCGAGGACTTGCGCCAAGTCGCGCGGATTTCCGGCGTCCCGTTTGAAGCCGAGTGA
- a CDS encoding DSD1 family PLP-dependent enzyme, translating to MSQHIFGADKFSLDTPILCIDLDVMESNIEKMARYCREHGVDWRPHSKCHKTPAIAMRQIEAGAIGTTCPKTSEAEVMAQGGVRDILIANMVVGERKLERIAAMRRWADPIVACDHYAQVEPLAAVCRRRGVTVRVLIEVNIGLDRVGIRPGSDTLALAQAIDKLEGVELAGIMGYEGHLLTISDLSEKEEKIRTAMKVLVGCAESIRAGGIACDIVSAGGTGSFHITAQCPGITELQAGGGIFMDPFYRNTCQVKDLEYALTVLATVVSRPQLDRAVLDCGRKTMNPDIHMPVLAGDHDAEVVRLSAEHCELKLGDKSRGLQIGDKVELVVGYGDFTTVLHDEFFGFRKNQLETVWPILGRGKLQ from the coding sequence GTGTCCCAACATATTTTCGGTGCTGACAAATTCTCTCTCGATACTCCCATTCTCTGCATCGATTTGGACGTCATGGAGTCCAACATCGAGAAGATGGCCCGCTATTGCCGCGAGCATGGCGTGGACTGGCGACCGCATTCGAAATGCCATAAAACGCCGGCGATTGCCATGCGGCAAATCGAAGCAGGCGCGATCGGCACGACTTGCCCGAAAACGTCCGAAGCTGAGGTCATGGCCCAGGGGGGCGTGCGGGATATTTTGATTGCCAATATGGTGGTCGGCGAACGCAAACTCGAACGGATCGCCGCCATGCGGCGCTGGGCCGATCCGATTGTGGCTTGCGATCATTATGCGCAAGTCGAGCCGTTGGCCGCGGTCTGTCGGCGGCGAGGAGTCACGGTCCGCGTGCTGATTGAAGTCAATATCGGTCTGGATCGCGTCGGGATTCGCCCCGGTAGCGACACGCTGGCACTAGCCCAGGCGATCGATAAGCTCGAAGGAGTCGAATTGGCCGGAATCATGGGCTACGAAGGGCACCTACTCACGATTTCGGACTTGTCTGAGAAGGAAGAAAAAATCCGCACGGCGATGAAGGTACTGGTCGGTTGTGCCGAATCGATTCGCGCCGGCGGGATCGCTTGTGACATCGTCAGCGCAGGCGGGACCGGATCGTTTCACATCACCGCGCAGTGCCCGGGCATTACGGAGCTGCAAGCGGGCGGCGGAATTTTCATGGATCCGTTTTACCGCAATACCTGCCAAGTGAAGGACCTGGAGTATGCGTTGACGGTGTTGGCCACGGTAGTCAGCCGTCCGCAATTGGATCGCGCGGTCTTGGACTGTGGACGCAAGACGATGAACCCCGACATCCATATGCCGGTGCTCGCCGGCGATCATGATGCGGAGGTTGTGCGGCTCAGTGCCGAGCATTGTGAACTGAAACTCGGTGACAAATCACGGGGGCTACAAATTGGCGACAAGGTGGAACTGGTCGTGGGTTACGGCGATTTTACGACCGTCCTGCACGATGAGTTCTTCGGGTTCCGCAAGAATCAACTGGAAACCGTTTGGCCGATTTTGGGGCGTGGCAAACTGCAATAA
- the aroB gene encoding 3-dehydroquinate synthase encodes MNPKTDSQTVRVKLGPRSYDIDIASDQLAACARSVERWAQDREVSARQAFIVTDANVHKPHAAAVMQSLQDANWETHLAKVPAGETSKSLTVVAGLYDQLVDIQAGRQTLVIAVGGGVVGDLAGFVAATYTRGVPFVQVPTTLLAQVDSSVGGKVGINHAQGKNLIGAFHQPLGVFIDTSLLDTLPERDYRSGLAEVIKYGVILDEEFFAYLEQNVEGLNQRAPEVLRHVIARSCELKAQVVAADEYERTGLRAVLNYGHTFAHAYEALCGYGELTHGEAVAIGMVDAAQLAEWRGQVDGSLAQRQIALTEAVGLPTRLPEGCELKQDDVIARMKLDKKTVAGQLRFVLPTRLGHVEVFTDVDEADVRRVLSS; translated from the coding sequence GTGAACCCCAAGACCGACTCACAGACCGTCCGCGTTAAACTCGGGCCGCGCAGTTACGATATCGACATCGCCAGCGATCAGTTGGCAGCCTGCGCGCGCTCCGTGGAGCGCTGGGCGCAGGACCGCGAAGTTTCTGCCCGGCAGGCGTTCATTGTCACCGATGCCAACGTCCACAAACCGCACGCCGCCGCTGTGATGCAGAGTCTGCAGGATGCCAATTGGGAAACGCACCTCGCCAAGGTACCGGCAGGAGAAACATCGAAGTCGTTGACCGTGGTTGCGGGGTTATACGATCAACTTGTCGACATCCAAGCCGGGCGGCAGACGTTGGTGATTGCCGTGGGCGGCGGAGTCGTCGGTGACTTGGCCGGGTTCGTCGCTGCCACCTATACCCGCGGCGTGCCGTTTGTGCAGGTTCCGACCACACTGTTGGCGCAGGTCGATAGTTCCGTGGGCGGCAAGGTCGGTATCAATCATGCACAGGGCAAAAACCTGATTGGCGCCTTTCATCAACCGCTGGGTGTATTCATCGATACGTCACTGCTCGATACGCTGCCCGAACGGGATTATCGCAGCGGATTGGCGGAGGTCATTAAGTACGGCGTAATTCTCGACGAGGAGTTTTTCGCCTATTTGGAGCAAAACGTTGAGGGGCTGAATCAGCGGGCGCCCGAGGTCTTGCGGCACGTGATTGCCCGCAGCTGTGAACTCAAAGCCCAGGTGGTCGCCGCCGATGAATACGAGCGGACCGGTCTCCGCGCGGTGCTCAACTACGGACATACGTTCGCGCATGCCTACGAGGCGTTGTGCGGGTATGGGGAATTGACTCACGGCGAAGCGGTGGCGATCGGCATGGTCGATGCCGCCCAATTGGCCGAATGGCGCGGTCAAGTCGACGGATCGTTGGCCCAACGTCAGATCGCGCTCACCGAAGCGGTCGGGCTGCCGACGCGGCTTCCCGAAGGCTGTGAGCTGAAACAGGATGACGTGATCGCGCGGATGAAACTCGATAAAAAAACTGTCGCCGGACAATTGCGGTTTGTGCTGCCCACGCGATTGGGGCATGTCGAGGTCTTCACCGATGTCGACGAAGCAGACGTGCGCCGCGTGTTGTCCTCATGA